AAGTGCCATAGTAAGCTTTTTTTGAATAAACGCCATTTACACCCTTTTATTGTGGATATTTCCAATCACTTCAATGCTATATTCTTTAATTCGCATTACTTCAAAATTCATTAATAAATCAATACCATCATCGTTTTCAACAAAAAAGAATGAGCCTTTATAGAATTTGACATATCCTTTTTTTGGTAATAAAACAGAATGAGTAAGCTCTATAATATCTCCCTCATAGATTTTCTTGCCCTTAGAATCTTTTAGCCCTGTGTAAAGCTCAATTTCGTAATCGTTTTTAGAATCTTCTAATAATGGATATTGATTGATTCCTACATACCTTTGCTCATCAAAGAAAGCATCTCCAAATTCAATAAAGTGTGCGTCTTTATCATCTTTTAACCATTCAGAGAAACGAGCAAAACCTACGCACTCCATATACTCTTTATTGTCATAATCCCAAACCCGAAAATCAAAATTACTTAGTTTCATTATTGTCTCCTTTTATTTCAACTCGCCTCTTTAATCCACGCTTCAAAGGTATATCTATGCCTTAGGTCCATTAGCATTTGGCATTGTTTGGCAAGCAATTCTATATTTATCCCGATTAGCCCTACTGCTCCGATACTCTTAGCCATATCATCAAGCACAGATATAGCCTCATTGATACTCTCATTTTCGATGCTTTGGAGAAACTTCCCCTTTAGCTCAAAGGTCAGCTCCAATCGCTTCCATTGTGCAAATCTATCGGGGATTCTCTCTTTGTGGTAATGCTTTTGCTTGTGATACTTATCATAGAGTAAGATTCTACTTAGATTAAAATACCTTGAACGCTCAATGATATGATTACCATAGAGGCTTTTACCCACGCTTATGATATTCCCACCACTCCACTTATGACTTTGAATACCAAACCAATCTTTGAGTTTATAATCCACACTTTTAGGCTCATCAAAATCATACGCCAAGTCAAAGCTATAAGTCTTAAACCGCCTCACAAAAGCTTTGAGTATCTTAAAAACTTCACTTTGTATGTCTTTACTGGGCTGATGCAGTCCCGCAAAGACTATCATCACGTAAAAATCAAGCTTCTTTTTGTTTTTACGCGCTATGGAGTGAAGCTCTTTGGTATTTTCGAGGAATAAAATCGTATTGCTTAGGCTTTTTACACCTCTTTTAAGGCTGATATAGCGCACCTTAAAAGGGTATTTCTCACTCTCACTTTTAAGGCTCTTAAACTTATCCTTGCAGTAGGTTTGCACTTGTTGATTGCGCGTGGTAGCCCTTAGTTTTGCATACAACTCTAGCTTTTTGAGAAACTTCAAAGCCATAGCCTTTGGGATTACAAAGCGATAAGAATCTATCCCCGCGCTGTATTTTTGCTCTTTTTTGCCCACTTCTTACTCTTTTTGTGCTTTCTTTACTCACTCACTACTTTTCATTAAAGCCTTAGCCCGCCACTCTAAAAAGGCATATCAAACAAGCTTTGCTTTTCACTGATTGCTTTTTTGATATTTGCCTCTGCAATGGCAAAGTAGCTCTCTTTAAGCTCACTTCCCACAAACCCGCGATTTTGTAAAACCGCTTGATAGCCCTCACTCCCTATACCCATAAAGGGAGAAAAGACTATCTCACTCTTATTACTCCATAGCTCGATGCACCGCTCTATCACATCAAGCTGCAAAGGGCAAATATGCTTTTCATCTTTACCATCTTTAGCAAGAGCGGTGTTTAACACATTCGTTTGAGCGATGTCAAACCACACAGGAGAAGCATATCTCTGCCACACTTCAATGCTATAGAGCCTTTGTGCTTCATTCACACTCCGCATAAGCGCACTTTTATCAATCTTTGGTGCAAGATATGAGCTACCGATATAGTCATAAAATCTCTCCGCTCCATTTTCATTGCACACAGGCACATTATCCTCATACACGCATTTGCGCATTACGATAATATAGTCTGCCATTCCCTGCCTAGAATATGCAGAATCCTTACAAACCTGCTTATACAAAAGCCCTTGATTCTTTGTGCGCTGCATTTCTATCACAGGGTCTTTCCAAATGGTGATGCGTGAGTGATAGGTCCAGCCACACTCTTCATGCGCTTTGATAATCGCCCCCGCAAAATCTACCAACCCAGAAGCTCCATTGCGGTTTTTATACTTAGGCAAGTCCTTGCAATGAATAGCAGTAAGCCTACCATTACGGGTGATTCTAAACTTCTCTTTGATGAGGTATTTGTATTGATTAAAAAA
The Helicobacter sp. MIT 05-5293 genome window above contains:
- a CDS encoding YopX family protein; translation: MKLSNFDFRVWDYDNKEYMECVGFARFSEWLKDDKDAHFIEFGDAFFDEQRYVGINQYPLLEDSKNDYEIELYTGLKDSKGKKIYEGDIIELTHSVLLPKKGYVKFYKGSFFFVENDDGIDLLMNFEVMRIKEYSIEVIGNIHNKRV
- a CDS encoding DNA methyltransferase: MEYINEKERIAIYHTDCVELAKSLPDEAIDFSVYSPPFANLYTYSDNLADMGNCANDEEFFNQYKYLIKEKFRITRNGRLTAIHCKDLPKYKNRNGASGLVDFAGAIIKAHEECGWTYHSRITIWKDPVIEMQRTKNQGLLYKQVCKDSAYSRQGMADYIIVMRKCVYEDNVPVCNENGAERFYDYIGSSYLAPKIDKSALMRSVNEAQRLYSIEVWQRYASPVWFDIAQTNVLNTALAKDGKDEKHICPLQLDVIERCIELWSNKSEIVFSPFMGIGSEGYQAVLQNRGFVGSELKESYFAIAEANIKKAISEKQSLFDMPF